Proteins found in one Holophagales bacterium genomic segment:
- a CDS encoding ATP-binding protein, giving the protein MREIPREEVLRRITADNGWWAAPHRIPEPDDRLTPRAYLDQFTALAFDAPVRRAVLLMGPRRVGKTVLIRHAVRVLLDRGVRPERILYVSVDHPLFNGLGLADLLSAWEEATGLSTAGGEMFVFFDEIQYLRDWERHLKALVDQHPSVRFVASGSAAAALKRKSQESGAGRFTDFLLPPLTFSEYLSLTEPERGAPNPTADIEALNRRFVSYVNFGGYPEVALSPEIQADPGRFVKADIIDKVLLRDLPTLYGIEDVQELNALFTTLAFNSANEVSLEALSKKSGVAKNTLKRYIEYLEAAFLLKVVHRVDRNARRFQRATAFKVYLTNPSMRAALFAPVSADDPATGDLVETAVFAQWFHARTPIHYARWDREGGEVDLVGIDAAQRPTWVTEVKWTDRPLTDPSEIAAAVLFARQHDLGETVVTTRTARSTLRVDGVDVRLVPAALYALWVGAESVAQPAGDVARRVLARFAGAISTA; this is encoded by the coding sequence GTGCGAGAGATCCCGCGCGAGGAGGTGCTTCGGCGGATCACGGCCGACAACGGGTGGTGGGCAGCGCCTCACCGGATTCCAGAGCCCGACGACCGGCTGACGCCTCGCGCCTACCTCGATCAGTTCACGGCCCTCGCGTTCGACGCGCCGGTCCGGCGCGCGGTCCTCCTGATGGGGCCGCGGCGCGTCGGCAAAACCGTCCTTATTCGGCACGCCGTCCGCGTCCTCCTCGATCGGGGTGTTCGGCCGGAAAGGATCCTCTACGTCTCCGTGGACCACCCCCTCTTCAACGGCCTCGGCCTCGCCGACCTCCTCTCGGCCTGGGAGGAGGCGACCGGGCTTTCGACCGCAGGCGGGGAGATGTTCGTCTTCTTCGACGAGATCCAGTACCTGCGAGACTGGGAGAGGCACCTCAAGGCGCTCGTCGACCAGCACCCGTCGGTGCGGTTCGTCGCGTCCGGCTCGGCGGCGGCGGCGCTGAAGCGGAAGAGCCAGGAGTCTGGGGCGGGGCGATTCACCGACTTCCTCCTGCCGCCGCTCACGTTCTCCGAGTACCTCTCTCTGACGGAACCCGAGCGCGGGGCGCCCAATCCGACGGCGGACATCGAGGCGCTCAACCGCCGCTTCGTCTCCTACGTCAACTTCGGCGGGTATCCCGAGGTGGCGCTCTCGCCAGAGATCCAGGCGGACCCCGGTCGTTTCGTGAAGGCCGACATCATCGACAAGGTCCTCCTGCGCGACCTGCCGACCCTCTACGGCATCGAGGACGTGCAGGAGCTGAACGCGCTCTTCACCACGCTCGCGTTCAACTCGGCGAATGAGGTTTCCCTCGAGGCGCTCTCGAAGAAGTCAGGGGTCGCGAAGAACACGCTCAAGAGGTACATCGAGTATCTCGAGGCGGCCTTCCTGCTGAAGGTCGTTCACCGGGTGGACCGCAACGCCCGGCGCTTCCAGCGGGCGACGGCGTTCAAGGTCTACCTGACGAACCCGTCGATGCGCGCGGCGCTCTTCGCGCCGGTGTCGGCCGACGACCCGGCGACGGGCGACCTCGTCGAGACGGCCGTCTTCGCGCAGTGGTTTCACGCCCGGACGCCGATCCACTACGCACGGTGGGATCGCGAAGGGGGGGAGGTCGACCTCGTCGGAATCGACGCGGCCCAGAGGCCGACGTGGGTGACCGAGGTGAAGTGGACCGATCGTCCGCTGACAGATCCGTCTGAGATCGCGGCGGCGGTTCTCTTCGCGCGGCAGCACGACCTCGGAGAGACCGTCGTGACGACGCGCACCGCGCGCTCGACGCTGCGGGTCGACGGAGTCGACGTCCGTCTCGTCCCGGCGGCGCTCTACGCCCTGTGGGTCGGCGCGGAATCGGTCGCGCAGCCCGCCGGGGACGTGGCGCGGCGCGTCCTCGCGCGGTTCGCCGGAGCCATCAGCACAGCCTGA
- a CDS encoding N-acetylmuramoyl-L-alanine amidase yields the protein MSPDGVRWGAWIAVPEEGTIEDLREDGRPNPFAGESAGALVFVAPQSRWVRYRLRLPGTPRNEASLASFTLHVIDPGPEVADARTTPLHQAPTPFGTPAAGATAAPGPRRALALPPEIPTSIPGPASPPISSRAAWGARPPRDGYTYTMAGHIAFHHTATIEDWSARTWEECAARVRAIQTYHMDTNGWNDLGYAYVVCKHGHVFQAREDDADETDVQGAHDGFNRGSTGISVLGYFHPPVDHQPTAAQVSSLVDLMAWIAGRRGIDPLGRGLYEAFGAPVDNVYGHREVKATDCPGDHLFALKEVIRESVAERLLRQIY from the coding sequence GTGAGCCCGGACGGCGTCCGCTGGGGAGCCTGGATCGCGGTCCCCGAGGAAGGAACGATCGAGGACCTCCGGGAGGACGGACGGCCGAACCCCTTCGCGGGCGAATCGGCCGGCGCGCTCGTCTTCGTGGCGCCCCAGAGCCGGTGGGTCCGCTACCGGCTCCGGCTTCCCGGCACGCCGCGGAACGAGGCCTCGCTGGCGTCGTTCACCCTCCACGTGATCGACCCGGGGCCGGAAGTTGCCGACGCGCGGACCACCCCGCTGCACCAGGCGCCGACACCCTTCGGGACACCCGCCGCAGGAGCCACTGCAGCCCCAGGCCCACGCCGGGCCCTCGCGCTGCCACCAGAGATCCCGACGTCGATCCCGGGACCGGCAAGCCCTCCGATCTCCTCCCGTGCGGCCTGGGGCGCGCGTCCTCCCAGGGACGGCTACACCTACACGATGGCCGGCCACATCGCGTTTCACCACACGGCCACCATCGAGGACTGGAGCGCCCGGACCTGGGAGGAGTGCGCAGCGCGGGTGCGCGCCATCCAGACGTACCACATGGACACGAACGGCTGGAACGACCTCGGGTACGCCTACGTCGTCTGCAAGCACGGCCACGTCTTCCAGGCTCGGGAAGACGACGCCGACGAGACCGACGTCCAGGGCGCGCACGACGGGTTCAACCGGGGCAGTACCGGCATCTCGGTCCTCGGCTACTTCCACCCTCCCGTCGATCACCAGCCGACCGCGGCGCAGGTCTCCTCGCTCGTCGATTTGATGGCCTGGATCGCGGGCCGCCGGGGTATCGACCCGCTCGGCCGGGGCCTCTACGAGGCGTTCGGCGCTCCGGTCGACAACGTCTACGGCCACCGCGAGGTCAAGGCGACGGACTGCCCGGGCGACCACCTCTTCGCCCTCAAGGAGGTCATCCGGGAGTCCGTGGCCGAGCGACTGCTCCGGCAGATCTACTGA
- a CDS encoding M13 family metallopeptidase, translating to MKARPRTLPVLLAVLLAATCAPAPRVAQAPPATAAAAATSSGVDLAGIDRSVAPGDDFFAWANGSWMKATEIPADRSSWGSGGEMTERTAKRTAELIAGAATSKPPAGSEARKIGDTYSTFLDEAAIEAKGMSPLKPALEEIAAIADSRALARFLGSTLRADVDAFNNTDFYTGNVLGLWVAQDLAEPTRYAPFLLQGGLGMPDRDYYLDPSPRMAEIRARYKEHVAAVLRLSGDAVAEAEAKAGRIVEMERLIATSHSSRDDSSDVAKGNNRWTRSDFTVRAPGLEWDAFFEAASLGEQQEFIVWQPGAATGIAALVRGQPLSTWKEYLAFRTVESASTFLPKAFADEQFAFYGKVLSGTPKQSDRWKRAVAVTDAALGEAVGKLYVAKYFPPPEKARAEAMVKNEIAAFARRVDRLDWMSPETKAKAKAKLAILKVYVGYPDRWRDYSGLEVVAGDALGNARRASLFEYHRNLAKLGQPVDRGEWVMNPQLVNAVNLPAMNAMNFPAAILQPPDFDPNRPEVMDYGAIGATIGHEISHSFDDQGALFDAEGRLKNWWTKEDFAHFGASAARLVAQYDAYRPFPDLAVNGKLTVSENIADVAGLAVAYDAYRISLGGREAPVVDGLTGDQQFFLSFAQSWRTKTREAALRQRIVTDGHAPAEYRADCVRNLDAWYTAFNVKPGQKLYLAPGERVKIW from the coding sequence ATGAAGGCCCGACCCCGCACTCTTCCCGTTCTCCTCGCGGTCCTCCTCGCCGCGACGTGCGCCCCCGCCCCGCGCGTCGCCCAGGCGCCTCCCGCGACGGCCGCCGCGGCCGCGACCTCCTCCGGAGTCGACCTCGCCGGCATCGACCGCTCCGTCGCTCCCGGGGACGACTTCTTCGCCTGGGCGAACGGGAGCTGGATGAAGGCGACCGAGATCCCGGCCGACCGCAGCTCCTGGGGCTCGGGCGGGGAGATGACCGAGCGGACGGCGAAGCGGACGGCCGAGCTGATCGCCGGGGCGGCGACATCGAAGCCTCCCGCCGGATCCGAGGCCCGGAAGATCGGCGACACCTACTCGACGTTCCTGGACGAGGCGGCCATCGAGGCGAAGGGGATGTCGCCGCTGAAGCCCGCGCTCGAGGAGATCGCTGCGATCGCCGACTCCCGAGCGCTCGCCCGATTCCTCGGGTCGACGCTCCGTGCCGACGTCGACGCCTTCAACAACACGGACTTCTACACCGGCAACGTCCTTGGCCTCTGGGTCGCGCAGGACCTGGCCGAGCCGACCCGGTACGCACCCTTCCTCCTGCAGGGCGGGCTCGGAATGCCCGACCGCGACTACTACCTCGACCCGTCGCCGCGGATGGCCGAGATCCGGGCCCGCTACAAGGAACACGTCGCGGCGGTCCTGAGGCTCTCCGGCGACGCCGTTGCCGAGGCCGAGGCGAAGGCGGGACGGATCGTCGAGATGGAGCGCCTCATCGCCACCTCCCACTCGAGCCGAGACGACTCGTCGGATGTCGCGAAGGGGAACAACCGCTGGACGCGCTCCGACTTCACGGTCCGCGCTCCCGGACTCGAGTGGGACGCCTTCTTCGAGGCCGCCAGCCTCGGCGAGCAACAGGAGTTCATCGTCTGGCAACCGGGCGCGGCCACGGGGATCGCCGCCCTCGTACGCGGCCAGCCGCTTTCGACCTGGAAGGAGTACCTGGCCTTCCGCACCGTCGAGAGCGCCTCGACGTTTCTCCCTAAGGCTTTCGCCGACGAGCAGTTCGCCTTCTACGGGAAGGTCCTCTCGGGCACACCGAAGCAGAGCGACCGCTGGAAGCGGGCCGTCGCTGTGACCGACGCGGCGCTCGGCGAGGCGGTCGGGAAGCTCTACGTCGCGAAGTACTTCCCGCCGCCGGAGAAGGCGCGCGCCGAGGCGATGGTGAAGAACGAGATCGCCGCCTTCGCCAGGCGGGTCGACCGCCTCGACTGGATGTCCCCGGAGACGAAGGCGAAAGCGAAAGCCAAGCTCGCCATCCTGAAGGTCTACGTCGGCTACCCGGACCGATGGCGCGACTACTCCGGACTCGAGGTGGTCGCGGGGGACGCGCTCGGAAACGCGCGGCGGGCCTCGCTCTTCGAGTATCACCGGAACCTCGCGAAGCTCGGCCAGCCGGTCGACCGCGGCGAGTGGGTCATGAATCCCCAGCTCGTCAACGCGGTGAACCTCCCGGCGATGAACGCGATGAACTTCCCGGCCGCGATCCTGCAGCCGCCCGACTTCGATCCGAACCGGCCGGAGGTGATGGACTACGGCGCCATCGGCGCCACCATCGGCCACGAGATCAGCCACAGCTTCGACGACCAGGGAGCGCTCTTCGACGCGGAAGGGCGGCTGAAGAACTGGTGGACGAAGGAAGACTTCGCCCACTTCGGGGCCTCGGCCGCCAGGCTCGTCGCGCAGTACGACGCCTACCGGCCGTTTCCCGATCTCGCGGTGAACGGGAAGCTGACGGTGAGCGAGAACATCGCCGACGTGGCAGGGCTCGCCGTCGCCTACGACGCGTACCGCATCTCCCTCGGCGGCCGCGAGGCGCCGGTCGTGGACGGCCTGACGGGCGACCAGCAGTTCTTCCTCAGTTTCGCCCAGAGCTGGCGGACGAAGACCCGCGAAGCGGCCCTCCGGCAGAGGATCGTCACCGATGGGCACGCGCCCGCCGAGTACCGCGCGGACTGTGTGAGAAACCTCGACGCCTGGTACACCGCGTTCAACGTGAAACCGGGGCAGAAGCTCTATCTCGCCCCGGGGGAACGCGTGAAGATCTGGTAG
- the vorB gene encoding 3-methyl-2-oxobutanoate dehydrogenase subunit VorB — MPALKERPKPFVLPEFCKGCGRCISACPKHCISMGTEINPQTGLTPVVLDLEHCNGCGLCIDACPEPYGLQQTPSDAEYELQDPEKLFGDRMTDAPEPVEIPNEIIPLQKMEPLVLKGNYAAAVGALLAGCRHFFGYPITPSTEGAELMAKLLPHLDGMFLQAVSEVAAVNMMYGCGGAGMRCLTFTSSPGFSLMLEGISYMIGSEVPAVFMNVMRGGPGLGNIAPEQADIKLCCRGLGHGNTHAIVLTPSTPQEMLDLTMLAFDLAFKYRNPVVIASDGYLGQMTGKVSLPESMVKPGIPAWGVWGDRDHRRNLISSIYLAETDLEAWNVHLNEKYEAMKVEQRADLYMCDDAEVVLVACTTPSRMAKGAVGALRAKGIKAGLFRPITVWPFPIEKFKTVLPNAKRIVVVEASNGQLEDELKLALANAGVRDYPEIEHVRHFGGVLPQLEEIVTKVVTGQEVTA; from the coding sequence ATGCCCGCCCTGAAGGAAAGACCGAAACCGTTCGTCCTCCCCGAGTTCTGCAAGGGCTGCGGGCGCTGCATCAGCGCGTGCCCGAAGCACTGCATCTCGATGGGGACCGAGATCAACCCCCAGACCGGGCTCACCCCGGTCGTCCTGGACCTGGAACACTGCAACGGCTGCGGACTCTGCATCGACGCCTGCCCCGAGCCCTACGGCCTCCAGCAGACCCCTTCGGACGCCGAGTACGAGCTGCAGGACCCTGAGAAGCTCTTCGGCGACCGGATGACCGACGCTCCCGAACCGGTCGAGATTCCGAACGAGATCATCCCGCTCCAGAAGATGGAGCCGCTCGTCCTGAAGGGGAACTACGCCGCCGCCGTCGGCGCGCTCCTCGCCGGCTGCCGGCACTTCTTCGGCTACCCGATCACCCCGTCCACGGAAGGCGCCGAGCTGATGGCCAAGCTCCTCCCGCACCTCGACGGGATGTTCCTGCAGGCCGTCTCCGAGGTCGCCGCCGTGAACATGATGTACGGCTGCGGCGGCGCCGGCATGCGGTGCCTGACGTTCACGTCCTCACCGGGCTTCTCGCTGATGCTCGAGGGGATCTCCTACATGATCGGCTCGGAAGTCCCCGCCGTCTTCATGAACGTCATGCGCGGCGGACCGGGCCTCGGCAACATCGCCCCCGAGCAGGCCGACATCAAGCTCTGCTGCCGCGGCCTCGGCCACGGCAACACGCACGCCATCGTCCTGACGCCTTCGACGCCGCAGGAGATGCTCGACCTGACGATGCTGGCGTTCGACCTCGCCTTCAAGTACCGCAACCCCGTCGTCATCGCCTCCGACGGCTACCTCGGCCAGATGACCGGGAAGGTCTCTCTGCCCGAGTCGATGGTGAAGCCCGGGATCCCCGCGTGGGGCGTCTGGGGCGACAGGGACCACCGCCGCAACCTCATCTCGTCGATCTACCTCGCCGAGACCGACCTCGAGGCGTGGAACGTCCACCTGAACGAGAAGTACGAGGCGATGAAGGTCGAGCAGCGCGCCGACCTCTACATGTGCGACGACGCCGAGGTCGTCCTCGTCGCCTGCACGACCCCGTCGCGGATGGCCAAGGGCGCCGTCGGGGCCCTCCGGGCGAAGGGGATCAAGGCGGGGCTCTTCCGCCCGATCACCGTCTGGCCCTTCCCGATCGAGAAGTTCAAGACCGTCCTTCCCAACGCCAAGCGGATCGTCGTCGTCGAGGCCTCGAACGGACAGCTCGAGGACGAGCTCAAGCTCGCCCTCGCGAACGCCGGGGTCCGCGACTACCCGGAGATCGAGCACGTGCGTCACTTCGGAGGGGTCCTCCCGCAGCTGGAGGAGATCGTCACGAAAGTCGTCACGGGGCAGGAGGTGACGGCATGA
- a CDS encoding cyclic nucleotide-binding domain-containing protein, whose translation MGLFSDGSRGDSPATREIVEAARRRLKENPSDVGAVMKLADALAGSGRKTEAVRILNQYGPIVQSRGRLEAAIAIYKKATQLDPDSELTSSTYLSHLQLQSILEAEKAVRAAAPPAAPSPPPSGSFTRPGPDPPPASTSFQLAEPVAGPPPNGSHSLPAPPPGPPPSGSLPMPEPASPGPSAWGQKKEAVHGATIGIPLLRDIPPLLIDLVLQRINLVTLAPGEVLFREGSEGNSVYFVVQGTLAVTARHDLGTEVVLRVARDGEVLGESSFLTSMPRYATVTAREQSNLLELDRNALAPIARKHRALADALNRVYEERILDSALARSRVFGVLPDNDRRQLALRLETLPVPAGTLVVREGTPAKGAYIVKRGAFRVTFRAGDREVAVALLRPHEFFGDLAEGRDLPQAESVMAVTDSDLLCLAPAELAALRSRSPQLSAALDALRLDRAERCVAALRAARH comes from the coding sequence ATGGGTCTGTTCTCGGACGGTTCCAGGGGTGACTCTCCGGCGACACGCGAGATCGTCGAGGCCGCCCGCAGGCGGCTGAAGGAGAACCCTTCGGACGTCGGGGCCGTCATGAAGCTGGCGGACGCGCTCGCCGGCAGCGGCCGGAAGACGGAGGCCGTCCGGATCCTGAATCAGTACGGGCCGATCGTGCAGTCGCGGGGCCGCCTCGAGGCGGCGATCGCCATCTACAAGAAGGCGACGCAGCTCGACCCCGACAGCGAGCTGACCTCCTCCACGTACCTCTCGCACCTTCAGCTGCAGTCGATCCTCGAGGCCGAGAAAGCGGTGCGGGCGGCGGCGCCTCCCGCCGCCCCGTCCCCACCCCCTTCCGGCTCCTTCACCCGCCCGGGGCCCGACCCTCCTCCCGCGAGCACGTCATTCCAGCTCGCCGAGCCGGTCGCGGGCCCGCCGCCCAACGGCTCGCACTCGCTTCCGGCTCCTCCGCCGGGCCCGCCGCCGAGCGGGTCCCTGCCGATGCCCGAGCCGGCCTCCCCAGGCCCCTCGGCGTGGGGCCAGAAGAAGGAGGCCGTCCACGGAGCGACGATCGGAATCCCCCTCCTGAGGGACATTCCCCCTCTCCTGATCGACCTCGTGCTCCAGCGGATCAACCTGGTCACCCTCGCACCCGGCGAGGTCCTCTTCCGCGAGGGCAGCGAAGGCAATTCCGTCTACTTCGTGGTCCAGGGGACGCTGGCCGTGACGGCGCGGCACGACCTCGGCACGGAGGTCGTCCTCAGGGTCGCGAGGGACGGCGAGGTCCTCGGCGAGAGCTCGTTCCTCACCTCGATGCCCCGCTACGCGACCGTGACGGCCCGCGAGCAGTCCAACCTCCTCGAGCTCGACCGCAACGCCCTCGCCCCCATCGCGCGCAAGCACCGGGCCCTGGCGGATGCGCTGAACCGCGTCTACGAGGAGCGCATCCTCGACTCGGCACTCGCCCGCTCGCGCGTCTTCGGCGTCCTGCCGGATAACGATCGACGGCAGCTGGCGCTGAGGCTCGAGACGCTCCCGGTGCCGGCAGGAACGCTCGTGGTCCGGGAAGGCACGCCGGCGAAGGGCGCCTACATCGTCAAGCGGGGCGCGTTCCGTGTGACGTTTCGCGCGGGCGATCGCGAGGTCGCGGTCGCCCTTCTCCGGCCCCACGAGTTCTTCGGCGATCTCGCCGAGGGACGCGATCTGCCGCAGGCCGAGTCCGTCATGGCCGTGACGGACTCGGATCTTCTCTGTCTCGCTCCGGCGGAGCTGGCCGCGCTCCGCTCGCGCAGCCCGCAGCTCTCGGCGGCCCTCGACGCCCTCCGGCTCGATCGGGCCGAGAGGTGCGTGGCGGCGCTGCGCGCTGCGCGCCACTGA
- a CDS encoding NAD-dependent protein deacetylase, with protein sequence MAAGAGLDSSLSLAARAVDEAEALVITAGAGMGVDSGLPDFRGPEGFWQAYPAFRDLGLRFEQLANPEWFFEDPALAWGFYGHRLNLYRRTVPHEGFATLLGWAAEKPHGAFVFTSNVDGQFQKAGFPESRVVECHGSILHLQCLRGCGEPIRSAAGVEVEVDEATCRAKKPFPTCPGCRGLARPNILMFGDMGWDDARTDAQHATLETWLDAANGPLVLLELGAGTNVPTVRMFSEQAARGPRRTFVRVNPREPQLGYGFAGPAPDSLEALLESTIPHSRPVGISIPLGALDAIRGIDARRRPSATVAPG encoded by the coding sequence ATGGCTGCCGGCGCCGGCCTCGACTCCTCGCTCTCCCTCGCCGCCCGCGCCGTGGACGAGGCGGAGGCGCTCGTCATCACCGCGGGAGCCGGGATGGGCGTCGACTCGGGGCTACCCGACTTCCGCGGCCCGGAAGGGTTTTGGCAGGCCTACCCCGCGTTCCGCGACCTCGGCCTGCGCTTCGAGCAGCTCGCGAACCCGGAGTGGTTCTTCGAGGACCCCGCGCTCGCCTGGGGCTTCTACGGCCACCGGCTGAACCTCTACCGGCGCACCGTTCCTCACGAGGGGTTCGCGACGCTCCTCGGCTGGGCCGCTGAAAAGCCGCACGGCGCGTTCGTCTTCACGTCGAACGTCGACGGGCAGTTCCAGAAGGCGGGCTTCCCCGAGAGCCGCGTCGTCGAGTGCCACGGGTCGATCCTCCACCTCCAGTGCCTGCGCGGTTGCGGCGAGCCGATCCGTTCCGCGGCCGGCGTCGAGGTCGAGGTCGACGAAGCGACCTGCCGGGCGAAGAAGCCCTTCCCCACCTGCCCGGGCTGCCGGGGCCTCGCGCGCCCGAACATCCTGATGTTCGGTGACATGGGCTGGGACGACGCGCGGACGGACGCCCAGCACGCGACGCTCGAGACGTGGCTCGACGCCGCGAACGGGCCGCTCGTCCTCCTCGAGCTCGGGGCGGGGACGAACGTCCCGACGGTGCGGATGTTCTCGGAGCAGGCGGCCCGCGGGCCCCGGCGCACCTTCGTCCGGGTCAATCCGCGCGAGCCTCAGCTCGGGTACGGGTTCGCGGGTCCCGCGCCCGATTCACTCGAGGCGCTCCTGGAGAGCACGATTCCGCACTCTCGCCCGGTCGGGATCTCGATTCCCCTCGGCGCGCTCGATGCGATCCGCGGGATCGACGCACGGCGACGCCCCTCGGCCACGGTCGCGCCGGGCTGA
- a CDS encoding 2-oxoacid:acceptor oxidoreductase family protein, whose protein sequence is MSTTSFYGKFDRHSHGEGLKGHATHYCPGCGHGLAHKYLAEAIDELGIQDRTVAVSPVGCSVFLYYYFDVGNTQAPHGRAPAVAIGHKLANPESIVVSYQGDGDLASIGLAEIVSTAQLGIPITVIFINNAIYGMTGGQMAPTTLMGQRTATSPDGRTSFTGMPMKMAELMSGLDGPVYVERVALFNPKQRNRAKKAIHKALQIQVEGRGFAFVEVLAECPTHLKKTPEETEKWVEEMMLPVFPLGVKKDETREPWWNVAKPTFETARVLKEIGAGEEKAPRYCTTFPSHVAPHDISLKLAGSGGDGAQTAAMLIVHAGINEGFDATHIPAYGPESRGGTSYADVHVADGEVLSPASPKPNVLIAFNMPSLVKFGPDVPPGGTIIYDSSVIHELTPMKAGVRVIGVPMSEIAKDLGKIMVKNIVALGALQAATGIFPKETFLTAVRRALKDKCAMIPMNEQAFEWGVKAASEVLVP, encoded by the coding sequence ATGAGCACGACCTCGTTCTACGGCAAGTTCGACCGCCACTCCCACGGCGAGGGGCTCAAGGGGCACGCGACCCACTACTGCCCCGGCTGCGGCCACGGCCTCGCCCACAAGTACCTCGCCGAGGCGATCGACGAGCTGGGAATCCAGGACCGGACCGTCGCCGTCTCGCCGGTCGGCTGCTCGGTCTTCCTCTACTACTACTTCGACGTCGGCAACACGCAGGCGCCGCACGGGCGTGCCCCCGCCGTGGCCATCGGCCACAAGCTCGCGAACCCCGAGTCGATCGTCGTCTCCTACCAGGGCGACGGCGACCTCGCCTCGATCGGCCTCGCCGAGATCGTCTCCACGGCGCAGCTCGGCATCCCGATCACCGTCATCTTCATCAACAACGCGATCTACGGCATGACGGGCGGCCAGATGGCCCCCACGACTCTCATGGGCCAGCGGACCGCGACGAGCCCCGACGGGCGGACCTCATTCACCGGCATGCCGATGAAGATGGCCGAGCTCATGTCGGGCCTCGATGGCCCGGTCTACGTCGAGCGCGTGGCCCTCTTCAACCCCAAGCAGAGGAACCGCGCCAAGAAGGCGATCCACAAGGCGCTCCAGATCCAGGTCGAGGGGCGCGGATTCGCGTTCGTCGAGGTCCTCGCCGAGTGCCCGACGCACCTCAAGAAGACGCCGGAAGAGACCGAGAAGTGGGTCGAGGAGATGATGCTCCCGGTCTTCCCGCTCGGCGTGAAGAAAGACGAGACCCGCGAGCCGTGGTGGAACGTCGCGAAGCCGACGTTCGAGACGGCGCGCGTCCTGAAGGAGATCGGCGCCGGCGAGGAGAAGGCCCCCCGCTACTGCACGACCTTCCCGTCGCACGTCGCCCCGCACGACATCTCGCTCAAGCTCGCGGGCTCGGGTGGCGACGGCGCGCAGACCGCAGCGATGCTCATCGTCCACGCCGGAATCAACGAGGGCTTCGACGCGACCCACATCCCGGCGTACGGCCCGGAATCGCGTGGCGGAACGTCCTACGCCGACGTCCACGTGGCCGACGGCGAGGTCCTCTCCCCCGCCTCGCCGAAGCCGAACGTCCTGATCGCCTTCAACATGCCGAGCCTCGTGAAGTTCGGGCCGGACGTCCCGCCGGGCGGGACGATCATCTACGACAGCTCGGTCATCCACGAGCTCACGCCGATGAAGGCGGGCGTGAGGGTCATCGGGGTCCCGATGTCGGAGATCGCCAAGGACCTCGGCAAGATCATGGTCAAGAACATCGTCGCGCTCGGGGCGCTCCAGGCCGCCACGGGCATCTTCCCGAAGGAGACGTTCCTCACCGCGGTGCGGCGGGCCCTGAAGGACAAGTGCGCCATGATTCCGATGAACGAGCAGGCGTTCGAGTGGGGCGTCAAGGCGGCCTCCGAGGTCCTCGTCCCGTGA